A stretch of the Aegilops tauschii subsp. strangulata cultivar AL8/78 chromosome 4, Aet v6.0, whole genome shotgun sequence genome encodes the following:
- the LOC109742828 gene encoding protein SEMI-ROLLED LEAF 2 isoform X2 → MGFMGAKLFPSCESMCVCCPALRPSSRRPVKRYKKLLAEIFPKTPEGPPNERKIMKLCEYAAKNPLRIPKIAKFLEQRSRKELRAAHLNYVKIITEAYSKLLFICKEQMAYFAISLVNVLTDLLESKQENIHILGCQTLARFIYSQVDNTYARNIESLVHKVCTLSRQQGVEHSLLRAASLQCLSAMIWFMKEHSYIFADFDEMVQSVLENYRMDGTAGGDDDRHASQHNWVDEIVRREGRAGLGGGNDVNFCGATTTRLRSARDSSALTREERESPEVWSHICVQKLVELAKESTTMRRILDPMFSYFDMKKQWAPRHGLALLVLSDMSYPEKSSGNEQLILTTVIRHLDHKNILHCPQTKSDIIQTATSLARQLRSRGVSPELAVAGDLCRHLRKTLEAMESASVAELSLNESLQNFLEGCLVEVVRGVKDVRPLYDMMAITLENLPSIPAVARATIGSSLILCHIISLTSVSSDAPMVFPEALLQQILRSMVHPDADTRVGAHHIFSAVIVRGPSHQRGDSEYLFATKKCQSRSPSVFSSATALLEKLRREKECLGSDKPGHMMHDDGKERNTHEEDNKHVWARKSPAYFSKLVFSFVDRWATLASSAEETKIVLLTEDQTNQLLSAFWIQANQTDNTPFNYEAIGHSYSLTVLSSRLKNSSNSNNIQFFQLPLSLRSIALTPSGGLPPSCQRSIFSLATSMLAFAGKVCHIVELAELLRCFTSSNIDSYLRIGEDLQLYVRLQSDLGSYGSESDQDVARSVLSDCRKKVGINDQQVLDVIACALSNLTEMDKDAVAKELTEMFTPEEVPLFGSNSALDWANFHAQAFSDESLSFDEECSRTSSVDGGLHDSPITNTASSTSKITLPHSAPRVLGVGQLLESALHVAGQVAGSSVSTSPLPYGTMTSQCEALGSGTRKKLSSWLVNGHNSTPDNPVPSLPAADHFILPKVNLCGFEINRTSSEPCSMVKLPPASPFDNFLKAAYRTPQEM, encoded by the exons ATGGGCTTCATGGGGGCGAAGCTGTTCCCGTCGTGCGAGAGCATGTGCGTCTGCTGCCCGGCGCTGCGCCCGAGCTCGCGCCGCCCCGTCAAGCGGTACAAGAAGCTGCTCGCTGAGATATTCCCCAAGACGCCT GAGGGTCCCCCAAATGAGAGGAAAATCATGAAGTTATGCGAGTATGCTGCCAAGAATCCCCTGCGCATTCCAAAG ATTGCCAAGTTTCTGGAACAGAGGAGTCGCAAGGAGCTGCGCGCTGCTCATTTGAACTATGTCAAGATAATCACTGAAGCATACAGCAAGCTACTCTTCATTTGTAAGGAGCAGAT GGCATATTTTGCCATCAGCCTGGTGAACGTCCTTACCGACCTTCTGGAAAGCAAGCAGGAGAACATTCATATCCTTGGATGTCAAACTTTAGCGAGGTTTATTTACAGCCAG GTAGACAACACATATGCACGAAATATTGAGAGCTTGGTCCACAAAGTGTGCACACTTTCACGGCAACAGGGAGTGGAGCATAGTCTTCTGCGTGCAGCAAGCCTACAGTGTCTCTCAGCAATG ATCTGGTTTATGAAGGAGCATTCATACATATTTGCTGATTTTGATGAG ATGGTGCAGTCGGTCTTGGAAAATTATAGGATGGATGGAACTGCTGGTGGTGATGATGACAGACATGCATCACAGCATAACTGGGTTGATGAAATAGTCAGGCGTGAGGGAAGAGCTGGTTTAGGTGGAGGTAATGATGTAAATTTCTGTGGTGCAACAACTACTAGACTGCGATCAGCAAGGGACTCTTCAGCACTGACCAG GGAGGAGCGTGAATCTCCAGAAGTATGGTCCCATATTTGTGTTCAGAAGCTTGTGGAACTGGCCAAAGAGAGTACAACTATGCGACGCATCCTTGATCCAATGTTTTCTTACTTTGATATGAAGAAACAATGGGCTCCTCGGCATGGATTAGCTTTGCTTGTCTTGTCTGATATGTCTTACCCAGAGAAGAGTTCAG GCAACGAACAATTGATTTTGACTACTGTCATCCGTCATCTGGACCACAAGAATATTTTGCATTGTCCTCAGACTAAATCTGATATTATTCAGACAGCAACATCTTTGGCACGGCAGCTGCGATCACGAGGAGTTTCTCCTGAACTTGCAGTAGCAGGTGACTTGTGCAGGCACTTGAGGAAAACACTAGAGGCCATGGAGTCAGCCAGTGTTGCAGAGCTGAGCTTGAATGAGTCTCTTCAAAATTTCCTGGAGGGCTGTCTTGTTGAAGTCGTAAGAGGA GTTAAAGATGTGCGCCCACTTTATGACATGATGGCAATTACATTGGAGAATTTGCCTTCTATTCCTGCTGTTGCTAGAGCAACTATTGGAAGTTCGCTGATACTTTGCCACATAATCTCTTTGACATCAGTATCTTCGGACGCTCCTATG GTGTTTCCGGAAGCACTCCTCCAGCAGATATTGAGATCCATGGTACATCCAGATGCAGACACTCGTGTGGGGGCGCACCACATATTTTCTGCTGTAATTGTCCGAGGCCCAAGCCATCAGAGGGGTGATTCAGAGTACCTATTTGCAACAAAAAAGTGTCAATCTCGATCACCATCAGTGTTTTCTTCAGCTACTGCTCTACTTGAGAAGTTAAGGAGAGAGAAAGAATGCTTAGGTTCAGATAAGCCTGGACATATGATGCATGATGATGGGAAGGAAAGAAACACCCATGAAGAGGATAATAAGCATGTTTGGGCACGAAAAAGCCCGGCTTATTTTTCAAAGTTGGTCTTTTCTTTCGTCGATCGATGGGCAACACTAGCTAGTTCTGCTGAG GAAACCAAAATCGTCCTGTTAACTGAAGATCAAACAAATCAATTGCTGTCTGCGTTTTGGATACAGGCCAATCAGACCGATAACACTCCTTTTAATTATGAGGCCATTGGTCATTCATACAGCCTCACTGTTCTTTCTTCCCGCCTTAAG AATTCAAGCAACAGTAATAACATTCAGTTCTTCCAGTTGCCTCTGTCCCTCCGAAGTATTGCTTTAACTCCAAGTG GAGGCCTGCCCCCTTCTTGCCAACGGTCTATTTTTTCCTTAGCAACGAGTATGCTGGCTTTTGCTGGAAAAGTCTGTCATATTGTTGAATTGGCAGAGTTGCTAAGGTGTTTTACCTCATCCAAT ATTGATTCTTATCTAAGAATTGGTGAAGACTTGCAACTCTATGTAAGGTTGCAATCGGATCTTGGCAGCTATGGTTCTGAAAGTGATCAAGACGTTGCTAGGTCTGTACTTTCTGATTGCAGAAAGAAAGTGGGAATAAATGATCAGCAAGTGCTTGATGTGATTGCCTGTGCACTTTCAAATTTAACAGAG ATGGACAAGGATGCAGTGGCGAAGGAGCTCACAGAGATGTTTACTCCTGAAGAAGTTCCCTTGTTTGGTTCAAATTCAGCCCTTGACTGGGCCAACTTTCATGCGCAGGCATTTTCGGATGAATCCCTTTCTTTTGATGAG GAGTGTTCAAGAACATCTTCGGTAGATGGTGGATTGCATGACTCACCAATTACAAATACTGCTAGCTCCACATCCAAGATTACGCTTCCTCATTCTGCTCCCCGTGTCCTGGGTGTTGGTCAGCTGCTTGAATCG GCGCTGCATGTAGCTGGCCAGGTTGCAGGGTCATCCGTTTCTACCTCCCCCCTCCCATACGGCACAATGACTAGTCAATGTGAGGCCCTGGGATCGGGCACTAGGAAGAAGCTATCAAGCTGGCTCGTGAATGGCCACAACTCGACTCCAGACAATCCTGTGCCAAGCCTTCCCGCTGCCGACCATTTCATCCTTCCTAAG GTAAATTTGTGTGGCTTCGAGATCAACCGCACGTCATCGGAGCCGTGCTCCATGGTGAAGCTTCCACCGGCTAGCCCATTCGACAACTTCCTGAAGGCAGCTTATCGCACCCCGCAGGAGATGTGA
- the LOC109742837 gene encoding ATP-dependent Clp protease proteolytic subunit 5, chloroplastic → MATSTASSSSLTAPLLGPKPSPNPPPRSLPLLRSRRCARSVAASAGGGGVGLHGAAHRRGIWSIRDDLLMPRSPYFPVEAAGQERGPSPMVMERFQSVVSQLFQHRIIRCGGPVEDDMANVIVAQLLYLDAVDPNKDIIMYVNSPGGSVTAGMAIFDTMKHIRPDVSTVCIGLAASMGAFLLSGGTKGKRYSLPNSRIMIHQPLGGAQGQETDLEIQANEMLHHKANLNGYLAYHTGQPLDKINVDTDRDFFMSAKEAKEYGLIDGVIVNPLKALQPLPASS, encoded by the exons ATGGCGacctccaccgcctcctcctcctccctcacCGCCCCTCTCCTTGGCCCCAAACCCAGCCCGAATCCGCCCCCCAGATCCCTCCCGCTCCTCAG GAGTCGGAGGTGCGCTCGGTCCGTGGCCGCCtctgccggcggcggcggagtggggCTCCACGGGGCTGCTCACAGGCGCGGGATTTGGTCGATCAG GGATGACTTGCTGATGCCTAGGTCGCCCTACTTCCCAGTGGAGGCCGCGGGGCAGGAGCGCGGGCCCTCCCCCATGGTGATGGAGCGGTTCCAGAGCGTCGTCAGCCAGCTCTTTCAGCAC AGAATTATCCGATGCGGCGGTCCTGTGGAGGATGATATGGCCAACGTCATTGTTGCGCAGCTGCTATACCTGGACGCCGTTGATCCTAACAAG GATATCATTATGTATGTGAACTCTCCAGGAGGGTCAGTGACAGCTG GGATGGCCATATTTGATACAATGAAGCATATCAGGCCTGATGTTTCCACAGTTTGTATCGGACTTGCTGCAAG TATGGGTGCTTTCCTACTCAGCGGCGGGACGAAAG GGAAGAGGTACAGCTTACCTAACTCAAGAATAATGATCCATCAGCCTCTTGGAGGAGCCCAAGGACAAGAGACCGACCTTGAGATCCAG GCCAATGAGATGCTGCACCACAAGGCCAACTTGAACGGATACCTAGCATACCACACTGGGCAGCCCCTGGATAAGATCAATGTAGATACTGACCGTGACTTCTTCATGAGCGCGAAAGAGGCGAAGGAGTATGGCCTTATCGACGGAGTAATTGTGAATCCTCTTAAAGCACTTCAACCACTTCCAGCTTCCAGTTAG
- the LOC109742832 gene encoding ubiquitin-conjugating enzyme E2 32 — MAAAGKFNRSNPAVKRILQEVKEMQSNPSPDFMALPLEEDIFEWQFAILGPRDSEFEGGIYHGRIQLPSDYPFKPPSFMLLTPSGRFEIQKKICLSISNYHPEHWQPSWSVRTALVALIAFMPTNPGGALGSLDYKKEDRRALAIKSRETPPKFGSPERQSVIDEIHEQMLSKAPPVPQLLTIGSEEETNKTAPDTSGEHAVKAAEGVNTSGSSSGSANDTDLPKPDSESEVAENIARAQADVIPRDSGPRVVTAPQNPVVTIQKPKHDRLLTLAAFGLTLAIMALVIKKFFKINGLAGYIEGKF, encoded by the exons ATGGCGGCCGCAGGCAAGTTCAACCGGAGTAACCCGGCGGTGAAGCGGATCCTGCAGGAGGTGAAGGAGATGCAGTCTAATCCTTCCCCCGATTTCATGGCCTTGCCCCTCGAG GAGGACATTTTTGAGTGGCAATTTGCTATCCTGGGGCCTCGAGACAGCGAATTTGAGGGAGGAATCTACCACGGGAGGATCCAGTTGCCCTCAGACTACCCGTTCAAGCCGCCATCCTTCATGCTGCTCACG CCAAGTGGAAGATTCGAGATTCAGAAGAAGATATGTTTGAGCATATCAAATTACCACCCCGAGCACTGGCAGCCATCATGGAGTG TACGCACAGCACTAGTAGCATTGATTGCTTTCATGCCAACAAATCCTGGTGGGGCATTGGGTTCACTGGACTACAAAAAGGAAGATAGACGAGCGCTTGCCATCAAATCACGTGAAACACCACCAAAATTCGGCTCCCCAGAACGCCAAAGTGTAATTGACGAG ATCCATGAGCAAATGCTCAGTAAAGCTCCACCTGTTCCTCAACTGCTGACAATTGGCTCTGAAGAGGAGACTAACAAGACGGCACCCGACACTTCTGGTGAACATGCTGTCAAGGCAGCAGAAGGTGTCAACACTTCTGGCAGCAGCTCTGGTTCTGCTAATGATACTGACCTTCCAAAGCCTGATTCAGAGTCAGAAGTTGCAGAAAACATTGCCAGAGCTCAGGCAGATGTAATCCCCAGGGACAGCGGTCCGAGAGTTGTTACAGCACCGCAGAACCCCGTTGTCACAATCCAGAAGCCAAAGCATGACAGGTTGTTGACGTTGGCTGCATTTGGGCTGACTCTTGCTATCATGGCCCTCGTGATAAAGAAGTTCTTCAAAATCAATGGTCTGGCTGGTTACATTGAGGGCAAGTTTTAG
- the LOC109742828 gene encoding protein SEMI-ROLLED LEAF 2 isoform X1, with protein sequence MGFMGAKLFPSCESMCVCCPALRPSSRRPVKRYKKLLAEIFPKTPEGPPNERKIMKLCEYAAKNPLRIPKIAKFLEQRSRKELRAAHLNYVKIITEAYSKLLFICKEQMAYFAISLVNVLTDLLESKQENIHILGCQTLARFIYSQVDNTYARNIESLVHKVCTLSRQQGVEHSLLRAASLQCLSAMIWFMKEHSYIFADFDEMVQSVLENYRMDGTAGGDDDRHASQHNWVDEIVRREGRAGLGGGNDVNFCGATTTRLRSARDSSALTREERESPEVWSHICVQKLVELAKESTTMRRILDPMFSYFDMKKQWAPRHGLALLVLSDMSYPEKSSGNEQLILTTVIRHLDHKNILHCPQTKSDIIQTATSLARQLRSRGVSPELAVAGDLCRHLRKTLEAMESASVAELSLNESLQNFLEGCLVEVVRGVKDVRPLYDMMAITLENLPSIPAVARATIGSSLILCHIISLTSVSSDAPMQVFPEALLQQILRSMVHPDADTRVGAHHIFSAVIVRGPSHQRGDSEYLFATKKCQSRSPSVFSSATALLEKLRREKECLGSDKPGHMMHDDGKERNTHEEDNKHVWARKSPAYFSKLVFSFVDRWATLASSAEETKIVLLTEDQTNQLLSAFWIQANQTDNTPFNYEAIGHSYSLTVLSSRLKNSSNSNNIQFFQLPLSLRSIALTPSGGLPPSCQRSIFSLATSMLAFAGKVCHIVELAELLRCFTSSNIDSYLRIGEDLQLYVRLQSDLGSYGSESDQDVARSVLSDCRKKVGINDQQVLDVIACALSNLTEMDKDAVAKELTEMFTPEEVPLFGSNSALDWANFHAQAFSDESLSFDEECSRTSSVDGGLHDSPITNTASSTSKITLPHSAPRVLGVGQLLESALHVAGQVAGSSVSTSPLPYGTMTSQCEALGSGTRKKLSSWLVNGHNSTPDNPVPSLPAADHFILPKVNLCGFEINRTSSEPCSMVKLPPASPFDNFLKAAYRTPQEM encoded by the exons ATGGGCTTCATGGGGGCGAAGCTGTTCCCGTCGTGCGAGAGCATGTGCGTCTGCTGCCCGGCGCTGCGCCCGAGCTCGCGCCGCCCCGTCAAGCGGTACAAGAAGCTGCTCGCTGAGATATTCCCCAAGACGCCT GAGGGTCCCCCAAATGAGAGGAAAATCATGAAGTTATGCGAGTATGCTGCCAAGAATCCCCTGCGCATTCCAAAG ATTGCCAAGTTTCTGGAACAGAGGAGTCGCAAGGAGCTGCGCGCTGCTCATTTGAACTATGTCAAGATAATCACTGAAGCATACAGCAAGCTACTCTTCATTTGTAAGGAGCAGAT GGCATATTTTGCCATCAGCCTGGTGAACGTCCTTACCGACCTTCTGGAAAGCAAGCAGGAGAACATTCATATCCTTGGATGTCAAACTTTAGCGAGGTTTATTTACAGCCAG GTAGACAACACATATGCACGAAATATTGAGAGCTTGGTCCACAAAGTGTGCACACTTTCACGGCAACAGGGAGTGGAGCATAGTCTTCTGCGTGCAGCAAGCCTACAGTGTCTCTCAGCAATG ATCTGGTTTATGAAGGAGCATTCATACATATTTGCTGATTTTGATGAG ATGGTGCAGTCGGTCTTGGAAAATTATAGGATGGATGGAACTGCTGGTGGTGATGATGACAGACATGCATCACAGCATAACTGGGTTGATGAAATAGTCAGGCGTGAGGGAAGAGCTGGTTTAGGTGGAGGTAATGATGTAAATTTCTGTGGTGCAACAACTACTAGACTGCGATCAGCAAGGGACTCTTCAGCACTGACCAG GGAGGAGCGTGAATCTCCAGAAGTATGGTCCCATATTTGTGTTCAGAAGCTTGTGGAACTGGCCAAAGAGAGTACAACTATGCGACGCATCCTTGATCCAATGTTTTCTTACTTTGATATGAAGAAACAATGGGCTCCTCGGCATGGATTAGCTTTGCTTGTCTTGTCTGATATGTCTTACCCAGAGAAGAGTTCAG GCAACGAACAATTGATTTTGACTACTGTCATCCGTCATCTGGACCACAAGAATATTTTGCATTGTCCTCAGACTAAATCTGATATTATTCAGACAGCAACATCTTTGGCACGGCAGCTGCGATCACGAGGAGTTTCTCCTGAACTTGCAGTAGCAGGTGACTTGTGCAGGCACTTGAGGAAAACACTAGAGGCCATGGAGTCAGCCAGTGTTGCAGAGCTGAGCTTGAATGAGTCTCTTCAAAATTTCCTGGAGGGCTGTCTTGTTGAAGTCGTAAGAGGA GTTAAAGATGTGCGCCCACTTTATGACATGATGGCAATTACATTGGAGAATTTGCCTTCTATTCCTGCTGTTGCTAGAGCAACTATTGGAAGTTCGCTGATACTTTGCCACATAATCTCTTTGACATCAGTATCTTCGGACGCTCCTATG CAGGTGTTTCCGGAAGCACTCCTCCAGCAGATATTGAGATCCATGGTACATCCAGATGCAGACACTCGTGTGGGGGCGCACCACATATTTTCTGCTGTAATTGTCCGAGGCCCAAGCCATCAGAGGGGTGATTCAGAGTACCTATTTGCAACAAAAAAGTGTCAATCTCGATCACCATCAGTGTTTTCTTCAGCTACTGCTCTACTTGAGAAGTTAAGGAGAGAGAAAGAATGCTTAGGTTCAGATAAGCCTGGACATATGATGCATGATGATGGGAAGGAAAGAAACACCCATGAAGAGGATAATAAGCATGTTTGGGCACGAAAAAGCCCGGCTTATTTTTCAAAGTTGGTCTTTTCTTTCGTCGATCGATGGGCAACACTAGCTAGTTCTGCTGAG GAAACCAAAATCGTCCTGTTAACTGAAGATCAAACAAATCAATTGCTGTCTGCGTTTTGGATACAGGCCAATCAGACCGATAACACTCCTTTTAATTATGAGGCCATTGGTCATTCATACAGCCTCACTGTTCTTTCTTCCCGCCTTAAG AATTCAAGCAACAGTAATAACATTCAGTTCTTCCAGTTGCCTCTGTCCCTCCGAAGTATTGCTTTAACTCCAAGTG GAGGCCTGCCCCCTTCTTGCCAACGGTCTATTTTTTCCTTAGCAACGAGTATGCTGGCTTTTGCTGGAAAAGTCTGTCATATTGTTGAATTGGCAGAGTTGCTAAGGTGTTTTACCTCATCCAAT ATTGATTCTTATCTAAGAATTGGTGAAGACTTGCAACTCTATGTAAGGTTGCAATCGGATCTTGGCAGCTATGGTTCTGAAAGTGATCAAGACGTTGCTAGGTCTGTACTTTCTGATTGCAGAAAGAAAGTGGGAATAAATGATCAGCAAGTGCTTGATGTGATTGCCTGTGCACTTTCAAATTTAACAGAG ATGGACAAGGATGCAGTGGCGAAGGAGCTCACAGAGATGTTTACTCCTGAAGAAGTTCCCTTGTTTGGTTCAAATTCAGCCCTTGACTGGGCCAACTTTCATGCGCAGGCATTTTCGGATGAATCCCTTTCTTTTGATGAG GAGTGTTCAAGAACATCTTCGGTAGATGGTGGATTGCATGACTCACCAATTACAAATACTGCTAGCTCCACATCCAAGATTACGCTTCCTCATTCTGCTCCCCGTGTCCTGGGTGTTGGTCAGCTGCTTGAATCG GCGCTGCATGTAGCTGGCCAGGTTGCAGGGTCATCCGTTTCTACCTCCCCCCTCCCATACGGCACAATGACTAGTCAATGTGAGGCCCTGGGATCGGGCACTAGGAAGAAGCTATCAAGCTGGCTCGTGAATGGCCACAACTCGACTCCAGACAATCCTGTGCCAAGCCTTCCCGCTGCCGACCATTTCATCCTTCCTAAG GTAAATTTGTGTGGCTTCGAGATCAACCGCACGTCATCGGAGCCGTGCTCCATGGTGAAGCTTCCACCGGCTAGCCCATTCGACAACTTCCTGAAGGCAGCTTATCGCACCCCGCAGGAGATGTGA